The Xylophilus rhododendri region CCTACAAGACGCTGGGCGGCTCCTTCACCGGCGACCTGACGGTGGACCCGAGCCACCTGCGCGACCTGCGTGCGCGGGCCGATGCGGCCGACGCCGCGCTGAAGCGGGCGGAGGTGGAGGCGGCCGTCGCGCCGGTGGAGGGCGCGGCGCCGCCGGCCGTCGTGCCTGCCCGGCCGCCCGAGACCGGCTCCGAGCGGCGCCGTCGCATCCGCGATGCCGTCGAGGCGGCCCTGTCGGATGTCGTGCTGCTGGGCACCCGCGAGCAGGTGGAGCTGGCGGCCCGGGCGGCCAACGACATGGTGGCCGGCCGGCCGGTGGAGACGGCCGAGCTGGTGGTGTCGCTGCGCGCCTTCATCCGCGAGGTGCTGGATCTGGAGGCGATGCCGGCCGGCCTGTCGATTCCCCGGCAGGGGCCCTTGCGCGGCGGGAGCTCGGGCAAGGGCGGTGGCGGGCAGGGCGAAGGGAAGTCCGGCGGGGGCGGGGGCGGAGGGGGCGGCGGCGCTGGAGGCGCTGGAGGCGGAGGCGGAGGAGGCTTCGCCGCCATCGGCGTCCACCACGATCCCGCCGCCGCCGACCATCCCCTTCAGCCGGGCTGAGCCGGGCGCTTCGCCCGGTGGTAGCTGCCGATGCCGCGGTGGATCACCCGGTCGCTCTCCAGCACCGTGCCGGGCGCATGCTCGGCCTGCCCGCGGATCGCCGCATAGACCGGCGCGAAATCGATGCGGGCCAGTTCCAGCAACTGCTCCAGGCTGTCGATGACGAAATAGCTCTCCTGGAAATCGTCGATCCGGTAGCGCGTGCGCATCACCCGCGCCAGGTCGAAGCCGATGCGGTGGGGCGAGGGTGAGTCCAGCGCGAACACACTCTCGGTGAAGGAACTGGCGATGCCGGCGCCGTAGATGCGCAGGCCGTCTTCCTGCCGCACCAGGCCGAACTCCACCGTGTACCAGTAGACACGGGCCAGCTGGTCCAGCACGCCGAGCTGCTGCGCCCGCAGGCCGCCTTCGCCGTAAGCCTGGATGTAGTCGGCGATGGCAGGGTTCATCAGCATCGGCACATGGCCGAAGACATCGTGGAAGACATCGGGCTCCTCCAGGTAGTCCAGCTCCTGCGGCCGGCGGATGAACTGGCCGGCGGGGAAACGCCGGTGGGCCAGATGGTCGAAGAAGACCTCGTCGGGCACCAGGCCGGGCACGGCGACGATCTGCCAGCCGGTGCGCCGCATCAGGCTGTCGCTGAGGCGGCGGAAATCCGGGATCTCGTCGGCGCCCATGGGCAGCCGGTGCATGCCCTCGATGAATTCGTCGCAGGCGCGGCCGACCAGCATCTTCGTCTGGCGCTCGAACAGGGTCTTCCAGGTGGCGTGGTCCTGGGGCGTGTAGTGCTCCCAGCCCTGGTCTATCGTCCAGTCGGCGCGCTCGGGCCGGAAGGCGTCTCCCGCCGCCAGGCCGTGCTTGCTGTCCGCGGGCATGGCGGGTTCAGGCGGTCTGCAGCACGCCGCGTTCGATCTGGTCGCGCTCCAGCGATTCGAACAGGGCCTTGAAATTGCCTTCGCCGAAACCTTCGCGGTAGTCGCCCTTGCGCTGGATGAACTCGAAGAAGACTGGGCCGAGCACGGTGCCCGAGAAGATCTGCAGCAGCAGGCGCGGGCTGCCGCCCTCGGTGGTGCCGTCGAGCAGGATGCCGCGCGACTTCAGCGCGGCCGGGTCCTCGCCATGGCCGGGCAGGCGGCCTTCGAGCATCTGGTAGTAGGTGTCGGGCGGCGCCTTCATCAGCGGCACGCCGGCCGCGCGCAGGCGGTCCACGCTGGCCAGCAGGTCGTCGCTGAGCAGGGCGATGTGCTGGATGCCCTCGCCGTTGAAGGCCATCAGGTATTCCTCGATCTGGCCCGAGCCCTTGGAGGACTCCTCGTTGAGCGGGATGCGGATCATGCCGTCCGGCGCGGTCATGGCCTTGCTGGTCAGGCCGGTGTATTCGCCTTTGATGTCGAAGTAGCGGATCTCGCGGAAGTTGAAGAACTTCTCGTAGAAGCCCGCCCAATAGGCCATGCGGCCGCGGTAGACGTTGTGGGTGAGGTGGTCCACCAGCTTGAAGCCGTGGCCGGCGGGCTTGCGGTCCACGCCCTCGATGAACTTGAAGTCGATGTCGTAGATCGACAGGCCTTCCTCGGAGCGGTCTATCAGGTAGAGCGGCGCGCCGCCGATGCCCTTGATGGCCGGCAGGTGCAGCTCCATCGGGCCGGTGGGCACATCGACCGGCTGGGCGCCGAGTTCGATCGCGCGGTAGTAGGCGGCATGCGCGTCGCGCACCCGGAAGGCCATGCCGCAGGCCGAGGGGCCGTGCTCGGCGGCGAAGTAGGCGGCGGGGCTTTTCTCCTCGCGGTTGACGATGAAGTTGATGTCGCCCTGGCGGTACAGGTCCACGTTCTTCGAGCGGTGGCGGGCCACCAGCGAGAAGCCCATCATCTCCAGGATGGGTTCGAGCACGCCCGGCGTGGGCGAGGCGAATTCGACGAACTCGAAACCCATGAGGCCCATTGGATTGTCAAAAAGGTCGGCCATGTTCTCTCGCTCCTGCTGCGCATGCGTGGTGGGGCCTCCATGCTAGGCGGGGCGGGGAGCGGGTTTCCTGCGCGCTGGTGCTTCTACCGGGCCCATGGCGCGGGATTCCTGTGAAAATCCGCGGATGGGTGAAGAAACAGGTCTCGATGCGGTCGATCTGCGCGTGCTTCGCGCGCTGCAGGCGCATGGCCGCGCCAGCTTCGAGGAATTGTCGGCGCTGGTGGCGCTGTCGCCTTCGGCCACGCAGCGCCGGGTGCGGCGGCTGGAGGAAGAAGGCTTCATCGCCGGCTATTCGGCGCGGGTGAACCCGGCCAGGGTCGGCATCCACCTCACCGCCTACATCAACGTGCGGCTGGAAAAACACCGCGAGAACGGCAAGCGCGGCCCGGCCGACGAGTTCGCCGCGGCGGTGCAGGCCTGGCCGGAGGTGGTCGACTGCATGGCGCTGACCGGCGAGATGGATTACCTGCTGCGGGTGCTGGTGGCCGACATGGAGCATTTCTCGGCCTTCGTGATGGACAAGCTGCTGCGCCATCCGGCGGTGCAGGACTGCAAGTCCAGCTTCGTGCTGAGCCAGGTCAAGGCCAGCGCGGTGCTGCCGATCTGAGCGGCGCCTGTCCCTTTGGAGGGAGCGCCGGGGTGGACCGGTTGGCGATGTGCCGCGGCGCTGCGCGGGCTAACTTTCCGGCTCGCATCACCTCCATAGGAAACACCATGTCCACCCAAGCCAAACTCGAAGTCCTGACCCCCAGGAACAGCCAGCTGATCTTCATCGACCACCAGCCGCAGATGGCCTTCGGCGTGCAGTCGATCGACCGCCAGACCCTCAAGAACAACACCGTGGGCCTGGCCAAGGCCGCGAAGATCTTCGACGTGCCGACCACCATCACCACGGTCGAATCGCAGTCCTTCTCCGGCTTCACCTATCCCGAACTGCTCGACGTGTTCCCCGGCAAGCAGGTGCTGGAACGCAGCTCGATGAACTCCTGGGACGACCAGAAGGTGCGCGACGCCCTGGCCGCCAACGGCCGCAAGAAGGTGGTCGTGGCCGGCCTGTGGACGGAAGTCTGCAACACCACCTTCGCCCTGTGCGCCATGCTCGAAGGCGACTACCAGATCTACATGGTGACCGACGCCTCCGGCGGCACCAGCAAGGAAGCCCACGACATGGCCATCATGCGTATGGTGCAGGCCGGCGTGGTGCCGGTGACCTGGCAGCAGGTGCTGCTGGAATGGCAGCGCGACTGGAACAACCGCGGCACCTACGACGCGGTGATGGCCGTGGCCAAGGAGCATTCCGGCGCCTATGGCATGGGCGTGGACTACGCCTACACCATGGTCCACAAGAGCGCCCAGCGCACCCAGACGCCGCACGAGGCGCTGGCGCCGGTGCATGCGCCGGTCATCGAACGCTGATCGCGCCCTTCAGTCGCGCTCGCCCGCGAAAGCATGGCCGGCGCGGGTGGCCCGGCGCTGGCGCTTGCTGCGGTACATGGCCTGGTCGGCCAGGCGCAGCAGCTCGTCCAGGCCCGAGGCGTTGAGCGGATAGCTGGCGATGCCCACACTCATGCCCACCGACAGGGCGCGGCCCTCGAAATCCACCGGCGCGGCGCAGCTCTCGGCCAGCCGCTCGGTGAGGGCGGCGAGCTGCGCACGGGTGGCGCCGCCCGGCAGCAGCAGGGCGAACTCGTCGCCGCCCAGGCGGGCCACCATGTCCTCGCCGCGCAGCAGCGCCTGCATGCGGCGCACCACGGCCTGCAGGATGGCGTCGCCCGCCGCATGGCCATGGCTGTCGTTCACCGCCTTGAAGCCGTCCAGGTCCAGCAGCATCAGGCTGAAGGGCCGGCCCTCGGCCAGCAGCGCCTCGGCCCGGCCGTGGAAGCCGCTGCGGCTGGCCGCGCCGGTGAGGGCATCGGTGCCCAGGGCCTCCACCAGCTGCTCGGTGCGGGCGCTGAGCCGGCGTTCGGACTGCAGCACCAGGCGCAGCCGCGAGGCGGTGGCGCCGGCGAAAACCACCAGTTCGGCCACCAGCGCGGCCTGGGTGATGTTCATCTGGTCGGGCGTCCACGCCACCCAGCCCCAGCTGGCCACGATGATGGCCGAGATGCCCGCCAGCAGCAGCGCCACGCCCAGCGAATACAGCACCGCCGGCCAGTAGCGCCGCCGCACCGCCGACAGCGCGCCCACCAGCAGCACCATGGTCGACAGCAGCACGCAGGCCTGCACCAGGCGGAACATCCACACCACCTGGATATTGGCGAAGGCCAGCACCGTGGCCAGCACCAGCGCGCCCAGCATCAGCCGCACGATGTGCTCCAGCCAGGGCGCGAAGTGGTGCAGGCGCAGCAGCCGGCGGCCGAACTGCAGCTTGCAGAAGACCCAGGCCGGCGGCATCGCCATGTAGCAGAACCAGGCCGCCTGCGGCCAGTGCGGGAACAGGTAGCGCAGCGAATGGCCGTTGAAGCCGGCCAGGGCCAGCAGGGCGCAGACCACCGAGGCCAGATACCAGCCGTAGATGCCTTCGCGGAAGATCGTCAGCAGCACCAGCGCATACACCACCAGCCCCAGCAGCATGCCGTAGCTCAGGCCGTCGAAGATGCGTTCGTCCTGGGTGTCTTCCAGGTAGCGCACGGTGCGCCAGATCCGCACGTCGTAGATGCGGGCGAAGGTGGAATCGACGCGGAAATACAGGGTGTAGGTCTGCGTGTCCGGCAGGCGCAGGCGCCAGGCCATCTGCTCGGAGCTGGCCGGCCGGGTGGACCAGGGATGCGACATGCCAGTGACCACCGGCTCGGCCAGCGCCCGGCCCTGGCTGTCGTAGGGGCCGTAGAAACTCAGTTCGTGGGTGGAGACGGTGGGCACCACCAGCAGCCACTCGCGGCCGGTGCTGGCCTGGTCGCTCAGGTGCACCTGCAGGCGGAACCACAGCACACGGTCGGATTCACGGCCGCGCAGCGGTGCGTCGGGGTAGGCGAAGCGGGCCTGGTTCGCCGGCTTCAACACATCGGCGATGCCGAGGCTGCGGCTCTCGTCCTCGAAGAAGGACAGGCCGGAGACAGCCGGCACACCGCCGGGCATGTCGGTGACCGCCACGGGACGAGATTCGGGACCATCGCCGGCCCGGGCGGTGGATGTGGCCGCCAGCAGGCCCAGCCAGCAGAAAACGATGAAGAACAAGCGCAACGCGCCACCTCACGGGCAGGTCGCCCACAGACAAAAGGGGCGCCGATTGTGCCGTGACGCCGCGGCGGGAAGAAAAAAGGCCTCCGCGGGGGAGGCCTGGTCAGCGGGGCGCATGGCGGGGCGGCCGGTCAGGCGGCCGCGGCCAGCAGGCTGCGGGCCAGCGCCTGGCTGTCCGCCGAATGGTCGGCGCGCGATGGCAGGCCGTGGTGGGTCAGCAGGCTCCACACCATGTCGTCATCGACCGGGAAGCGGCAGAGCAGGGTGCTGCCGGTGGCCAGCTTCACCATCTGGGCGGTGGAGAGCTGGCCCAGCAGCTCGGCGGATTCCTCGCTGATGCCCAGGCTCTGCACTGCCTCGGCCTTGTCCATGCGGATCAGGTTCTGCGCCACGCCGAGGTAGCTCAGGTTGGCGTCGCGGATCTCGGCGAGGATCTGTTCGGTGTTCATCGGTCGTCCCGTTTCGGTGTCCGACTCCAGCCGTTGCACGATTGCGGGGGGCTCGATTCGGTGAAGTGGATTGTGAAGACCGGCCAAACGGAACTGAAGTCGGGGACTGGATGTGCTTCGTGTCTGCCTGCGGGGTGGGGATGTAGGAGCTTGCCCTACATCCCCTGCTGTGCGCCCGGGCCCTGGTCAGAGGCGCTCGACCAGCTCCGGCACGATGGTGAACAGGTCGCCTTCCAGCCCGTAATCGGCCACGCCGAAGATCGGCGCTTCCGGGTCCTTGTTGATGGCCACGATCACCTTGGAGTCCTTCATGCCGGCCAGGTGCTGGATCGCACCCGAGATGCCGGCGGCGATGTAGAGCGTGGGCGCCACGATCTTGCCGGTCTGGCCGACCTGCCAGTCGTTGGGGGCGTAGCCCGCATCGACGGCTGCACGGGATGCGCCGAGTGCCGCGCCGAGCTTGTCGGCCAGGGGCGTGAGCACCTCGTTGAACTTGTCGCTGGAGCCCATGGCCCGGCCGCCGGAGACGATGATCTTGGCTGCGGTCAGCTCTGGCCGGTCGCTCTTGGTGACTTCACGTCCGACGAAGCTGCTCTTGCCGCTGTCGGCCACGGCATCGATCTTCTCGACCGATGCGCTGCCGCCTTCGGCCGCTGCCGCGTCGAAACCGGTGGTGCGCACCGTGATG contains the following coding sequences:
- the flhD gene encoding flagellar transcriptional regulator FlhD, which translates into the protein MNTEQILAEIRDANLSYLGVAQNLIRMDKAEAVQSLGISEESAELLGQLSTAQMVKLATGSTLLCRFPVDDDMVWSLLTHHGLPSRADHSADSQALARSLLAAAA
- a CDS encoding Lrp/AsnC family transcriptional regulator → MGEETGLDAVDLRVLRALQAHGRASFEELSALVALSPSATQRRVRRLEEEGFIAGYSARVNPARVGIHLTAYINVRLEKHRENGKRGPADEFAAAVQAWPEVVDCMALTGEMDYLLRVLVADMEHFSAFVMDKLLRHPAVQDCKSSFVLSQVKASAVLPI
- the hppD gene encoding 4-hydroxyphenylpyruvate dioxygenase; this encodes MADLFDNPMGLMGFEFVEFASPTPGVLEPILEMMGFSLVARHRSKNVDLYRQGDINFIVNREEKSPAAYFAAEHGPSACGMAFRVRDAHAAYYRAIELGAQPVDVPTGPMELHLPAIKGIGGAPLYLIDRSEEGLSIYDIDFKFIEGVDRKPAGHGFKLVDHLTHNVYRGRMAYWAGFYEKFFNFREIRYFDIKGEYTGLTSKAMTAPDGMIRIPLNEESSKGSGQIEEYLMAFNGEGIQHIALLSDDLLASVDRLRAAGVPLMKAPPDTYYQMLEGRLPGHGEDPAALKSRGILLDGTTEGGSPRLLLQIFSGTVLGPVFFEFIQRKGDYREGFGEGNFKALFESLERDQIERGVLQTA
- a CDS encoding electron transfer flavoprotein subunit alpha/FixB family protein, translating into MAVLVIAEHDNAAIKPATLNTITAAKACGGDVTVLVVGQNAQGAADAAAKVAGVSKVILADGPSLAEGLAENVAAQVLSIASGYSHILFPATAAGKNAAPRVAAKLDVAQISDITKVDSPDTFERPIYAGNAIATVQSGDATKVITVRTTGFDAAAAEGGSASVEKIDAVADSGKSSFVGREVTKSDRPELTAAKIIVSGGRAMGSSDKFNEVLTPLADKLGAALGASRAAVDAGYAPNDWQVGQTGKIVAPTLYIAAGISGAIQHLAGMKDSKVIVAINKDPEAPIFGVADYGLEGDLFTIVPELVERL
- the phhA gene encoding phenylalanine 4-monooxygenase, encoding MPADSKHGLAAGDAFRPERADWTIDQGWEHYTPQDHATWKTLFERQTKMLVGRACDEFIEGMHRLPMGADEIPDFRRLSDSLMRRTGWQIVAVPGLVPDEVFFDHLAHRRFPAGQFIRRPQELDYLEEPDVFHDVFGHVPMLMNPAIADYIQAYGEGGLRAQQLGVLDQLARVYWYTVEFGLVRQEDGLRIYGAGIASSFTESVFALDSPSPHRIGFDLARVMRTRYRIDDFQESYFVIDSLEQLLELARIDFAPVYAAIRGQAEHAPGTVLESDRVIHRGIGSYHRAKRPAQPG
- a CDS encoding diguanylate cyclase — protein: MFFIVFCWLGLLAATSTARAGDGPESRPVAVTDMPGGVPAVSGLSFFEDESRSLGIADVLKPANQARFAYPDAPLRGRESDRVLWFRLQVHLSDQASTGREWLLVVPTVSTHELSFYGPYDSQGRALAEPVVTGMSHPWSTRPASSEQMAWRLRLPDTQTYTLYFRVDSTFARIYDVRIWRTVRYLEDTQDERIFDGLSYGMLLGLVVYALVLLTIFREGIYGWYLASVVCALLALAGFNGHSLRYLFPHWPQAAWFCYMAMPPAWVFCKLQFGRRLLRLHHFAPWLEHIVRLMLGALVLATVLAFANIQVVWMFRLVQACVLLSTMVLLVGALSAVRRRYWPAVLYSLGVALLLAGISAIIVASWGWVAWTPDQMNITQAALVAELVVFAGATASRLRLVLQSERRLSARTEQLVEALGTDALTGAASRSGFHGRAEALLAEGRPFSLMLLDLDGFKAVNDSHGHAAGDAILQAVVRRMQALLRGEDMVARLGGDEFALLLPGGATRAQLAALTERLAESCAAPVDFEGRALSVGMSVGIASYPLNASGLDELLRLADQAMYRSKRQRRATRAGHAFAGERD
- a CDS encoding hydrolase encodes the protein MSTQAKLEVLTPRNSQLIFIDHQPQMAFGVQSIDRQTLKNNTVGLAKAAKIFDVPTTITTVESQSFSGFTYPELLDVFPGKQVLERSSMNSWDDQKVRDALAANGRKKVVVAGLWTEVCNTTFALCAMLEGDYQIYMVTDASGGTSKEAHDMAIMRMVQAGVVPVTWQQVLLEWQRDWNNRGTYDAVMAVAKEHSGAYGMGVDYAYTMVHKSAQRTQTPHEALAPVHAPVIER